The following are from one region of the Methanobrevibacter sp. genome:
- the priL gene encoding DNA primase large subunit PriL, producing MAEISYINPLSEEGRGIVKEYGDLNQLTEENEDLVSSIMHTPNQKISDDELIPGSIKELAINKIKWAIEKKNNKNFDSREYEYLSNSEIYQEDVIAFHVLCQALAIQFNTSSRETKLFIDSIGLLIEERLSKITPSIRYEIIDEILRDIAVDGSIKWTSLKEVIGSKKLSLVQLLLDNGEIILEKEEFLEKYGDKFDGRPADRIYDIIVGQKIKELILSRLIMQKTEEYIKRIKEMSKIIEMHPIILELGEQLKEIIPEEMSKYNTYYAGSGGLYGTVKGGKLVPEAFPPCIQNTIEGVSSGGRNDAIVLLLTSFVSYARLYPGIFGSDESVKISDIDTDLKITENEILPLIYQAADNCTPPLFDDQPQEKLNIISKLGFGLHDEISLENEGETTWYTPMSCEKIKMHLPQLCKPDGSCKGLNNPLSCYGRKKYQIDKKGKKESS from the coding sequence ATGGCAGAGATTTCATATATCAACCCTCTTTCAGAAGAAGGAAGAGGCATAGTAAAAGAATACGGGGATTTGAATCAGCTGACTGAAGAAAATGAGGATTTGGTAAGTAGCATAATGCATACACCAAATCAAAAGATTTCGGATGATGAATTGATACCTGGATCAATTAAAGAATTGGCTATAAACAAAATCAAATGGGCTATTGAAAAAAAGAACAATAAAAACTTCGATTCAAGAGAATATGAATATCTATCAAACAGTGAAATATATCAGGAAGATGTAATAGCATTCCACGTTTTATGCCAAGCACTAGCCATTCAATTTAACACAAGTTCCCGTGAAACAAAACTATTTATCGATTCCATCGGTCTTCTGATTGAAGAAAGACTATCAAAAATTACCCCAAGCATCAGATATGAGATAATAGATGAAATCCTCAGAGACATAGCAGTGGATGGATCAATAAAATGGACTTCCCTAAAAGAAGTAATCGGATCCAAAAAGCTCTCATTGGTTCAACTGCTATTGGACAATGGTGAAATAATACTTGAAAAAGAGGAATTCCTGGAAAAGTATGGGGACAAATTTGACGGAAGACCTGCAGACAGAATATATGACATAATTGTAGGGCAGAAAATAAAAGAATTGATACTTTCAAGATTGATAATGCAAAAAACAGAAGAATACATAAAAAGAATAAAGGAAATGTCAAAAATCATTGAAATGCATCCAATAATTCTTGAGCTGGGAGAACAATTGAAGGAAATTATCCCTGAAGAAATGTCCAAATATAACACTTATTATGCAGGTAGCGGAGGCTTGTATGGAACTGTAAAAGGTGGAAAATTAGTTCCTGAAGCATTCCCACCATGTATTCAAAATACCATTGAAGGAGTAAGCTCTGGAGGACGTAATGATGCGATTGTGCTTCTTTTAACTTCATTCGTATCATATGCCAGACTATATCCCGGAATATTTGGTTCTGACGAATCCGTTAAGATATCAGATATTGACACTGACTTAAAAATAACTGAAAACGAAATATTGCCATTGATATATCAGGCGGCAGACAATTGCACACCCCCACTTTTCGATGACCAACCACAGGAAAAGCTAAACATCATTTCAAAGCTTGGATTCGGCCTTCATGATGAAATTAGCCTTGAAAATGAAGGGGAAACAACATGGTACACTCCAATGAGCTGTGAAAAAATAAAAATGCATTTACCTCAACTATGTAAACCAGACGGTTCATGTAAAGGCCTTAATAACCCATTATCATGTTATGGGCGTAAAAAATATCAGATAGATAAAAAAGGAAAAAAAGAAAGTAGTTAA
- the priS gene encoding DNA primase catalytic subunit PriS, whose product MFSKATLKERRQYYREEWSEKDLPDFISKEITKREFGFDHIGNGPNDRYKVFKGKESLRKFLRYKSPFAAYVSVAFYNNPSKRQDWQKAEFIFDVDAKDIPIRTCQCDGVCEVCLGEAKEIVNNLIDTLEDDLGLQNIHLIYSGRGYHIRILDEEVMTEGSELRGELLKYAAGAEVPNTEFSNSNLSNKSFNFEHFSIPIGYPKVFTQRVKYNIQHLVGNEQIDGINKPLMKDIIKYRHLVDEGQWGMFKNNIGPIRYKKLTKAMARTNLETIDAKVSIDLKRILRLPSSLHSKVSMKCVEVKNRETFDPFKEAVPKFVYERN is encoded by the coding sequence ATGTTCTCTAAAGCTACTTTGAAAGAAAGAAGACAGTATTATAGGGAAGAATGGTCTGAAAAAGATTTGCCTGACTTTATAAGCAAGGAAATAACAAAAAGAGAGTTTGGTTTTGACCATATAGGAAATGGACCAAATGATAGGTACAAAGTGTTTAAGGGAAAGGAGTCTTTAAGAAAATTCCTAAGGTACAAGTCACCATTTGCAGCCTATGTCTCTGTTGCTTTCTATAACAACCCTTCAAAAAGGCAGGATTGGCAAAAGGCAGAATTCATTTTTGATGTGGATGCAAAAGATATTCCAATCAGAACCTGCCAGTGCGACGGCGTTTGTGAAGTTTGTCTTGGAGAAGCTAAAGAAATCGTCAATAACCTCATTGACACATTAGAAGACGATTTAGGCCTTCAAAACATTCATTTAATATACTCTGGAAGAGGTTACCACATAAGAATTCTTGATGAGGAAGTAATGACAGAGGGAAGTGAGCTTAGAGGAGAATTGTTAAAGTATGCTGCAGGTGCAGAAGTGCCCAATACCGAATTTTCAAACTCCAATCTATCCAACAAATCATTCAACTTCGAGCATTTCTCAATACCGATAGGATATCCAAAAGTATTTACGCAAAGAGTAAAATACAATATCCAACATCTTGTTGGAAACGAGCAGATAGACGGCATCAATAAACCTTTAATGAAGGATATCATAAAATATCGTCATTTGGTTGATGAGGGACAATGGGGAATGTTTAAAAACAACATCGGACCAATTCGTTATAAAAAACTAACAAAGGCAATGGCCAGAACAAATCTTGAAACAATTGATGCAAAAGTATCAATAGATTTAAAAAGGATATTGCGTTTACCTTCATCACTTCATTCCAAAGTAAGCATGAAATGTGTTGAAGTGAAAAATAGAGAAACCTTTGATCCGTTTAAAGAAGCTGTTCCAAAATTTGTTTATGAAAGAAACTAA